In Paenibacillus guangzhouensis, a single window of DNA contains:
- a CDS encoding TnsA endonuclease N-terminal domain-containing protein, whose amino-acid sequence MPYKPARKIKPKRKGFRGKEPYLKTGDMIHWESFLERDFIRLADFDQQVEEIFYQPICINYLLNGKKHKYFPDFKLILNDNRVFIIEVKAVRFKNYPTNVIKYEVGRKFCESQGWHYAVFTEEEINQRYFQTNLSLLRHLGTQEVSDEIMDHVLDQLDLTGQMYLFELRESCAEIDEESFYRAVYQLIYLQEISTDLVNVKLSDDSILRVAVREENSLC is encoded by the coding sequence ATGCCGTACAAACCAGCTCGAAAAATTAAGCCGAAAAGAAAAGGATTCCGTGGAAAAGAACCATATCTTAAAACTGGTGATATGATTCATTGGGAAAGTTTCCTTGAAAGGGACTTTATTAGACTAGCTGACTTTGATCAGCAAGTTGAAGAAATTTTTTATCAGCCAATATGCATCAATTATTTATTGAACGGTAAAAAGCATAAGTACTTTCCAGATTTTAAATTAATCCTAAATGATAACCGTGTTTTCATAATTGAGGTGAAAGCAGTTCGGTTTAAGAACTACCCTACAAATGTTATTAAGTATGAAGTTGGTCGAAAGTTTTGCGAATCTCAGGGGTGGCATTACGCGGTATTCACAGAGGAGGAGATAAACCAAAGGTACTTTCAAACCAATCTTTCATTGCTTCGTCATTTAGGGACTCAAGAAGTGTCGGACGAAATTATGGATCATGTTCTGGATCAATTGGACTTAACAGGACAAATGTATCTTTTTGAATTAAGGGAGTCTTGTGCCGAAATTGATGAAGAAAGTTTCTATAGGGCTGTTTATCAGTTGATTTACCTACAAGAGATTTCAACCGATTTAGTAAATGTAAAGCTATCTGATGATTCAATTTTACGTGTTGCAGTTAGGGAGGAGAACAGTTTATGCTAA
- a CDS encoding TniQ family protein produces the protein MQQNQLLLTPKPKIDESLRGFVRRTTEENHYNEPIWIYKLAGWKHYNKTLNLIFPSQVIDFFVPKRVFRLEDNEIKKMILGFRISENYYELPHNMQFLFRQFGSCLTRPRICPLCLEDRKVHSLLWELSLFVSCPIHMCLLIEECEKCGKLLNPVKFDISRCECGFDFRYTNVLKVQGELSSYLMERLLGNNKSDSNEVLGQLSFENLYYLLIFSVRWANGENGKKHSHASQPLKNGELYTACERAFQIYENWPINFYKLNDESRLLALNGIAKRNRKHTIKSSFLDNFIGLTGFEFIEHALDEYIQTYWRSGYLNKDNNKIKLIDLPSKRIKKGITGKEAVRLLGLSQSQVRRIIEKKILTPIVDCKIEGKAEYSFNEEEIVNFIRQIEERCSSNHSESLISYREATKLCFSYDLDLTDFLVMLQEGRINPSQIKSSELGLNRFYFDKNELRKKLLGDFLSSEEISKDLGVKDSSVMRWISNGFIKVSKVNKQSRQLINICDYLEFKNNYIPVVMVVKTGVTKYKSTEKILRELKKIGITPVNEKIVCDDLYLLKRSSNLEQFILENKT, from the coding sequence ATGCAGCAAAATCAGCTTTTATTAACTCCAAAACCAAAAATAGATGAAAGCCTAAGAGGATTTGTCCGAAGAACAACCGAGGAGAATCACTATAATGAACCAATTTGGATTTATAAATTAGCAGGATGGAAGCATTATAATAAAACATTGAATTTGATCTTTCCGAGTCAAGTTATTGATTTTTTTGTTCCCAAGAGAGTGTTTCGACTTGAAGACAACGAGATAAAGAAAATGATACTTGGATTTAGGATTTCTGAAAATTATTACGAATTACCCCATAACATGCAGTTCTTGTTCAGGCAGTTTGGATCGTGTTTAACGAGACCTCGGATTTGTCCACTATGTCTAGAGGACAGAAAAGTTCATAGTTTATTGTGGGAGCTTTCTTTGTTTGTTTCATGCCCGATCCATATGTGTTTATTAATTGAGGAATGTGAAAAATGCGGAAAACTGCTTAATCCAGTAAAGTTTGATATTAGTAGGTGTGAGTGTGGGTTTGATTTCAGATATACAAATGTATTAAAAGTTCAAGGAGAACTCTCAAGTTATTTAATGGAAAGGTTATTGGGAAACAATAAATCTGACTCAAATGAAGTTTTAGGCCAATTATCATTTGAGAATCTATACTATTTATTGATATTTTCAGTAAGATGGGCCAATGGTGAGAACGGGAAAAAGCATAGCCACGCATCTCAACCTTTAAAAAATGGGGAATTATATACAGCTTGTGAGAGAGCCTTTCAAATATATGAAAATTGGCCAATTAATTTCTATAAATTAAATGATGAGAGTAGATTACTAGCACTAAATGGTATTGCCAAGAGAAATAGGAAGCATACTATTAAATCCAGCTTCTTAGATAATTTTATAGGATTAACTGGATTTGAGTTTATAGAACATGCGCTAGATGAGTATATACAAACTTATTGGAGATCGGGGTATTTAAATAAAGATAATAATAAAATTAAGCTTATCGATTTACCAAGCAAGAGAATAAAGAAAGGAATAACTGGAAAAGAAGCTGTACGATTGTTGGGGCTTAGCCAAAGTCAAGTTAGAAGAATTATTGAAAAAAAAATACTTACACCTATCGTTGACTGTAAAATTGAAGGGAAGGCAGAATATAGTTTTAATGAGGAGGAGATTGTTAATTTTATCAGACAAATCGAAGAGCGTTGTAGTTCAAATCATTCAGAATCGTTAATCTCATATAGAGAAGCAACAAAACTTTGTTTTTCATATGATTTAGATTTAACAGATTTTTTGGTAATGCTCCAAGAAGGGAGAATAAATCCTTCCCAAATAAAGAGTTCTGAGTTGGGGTTAAATCGATTTTACTTTGATAAAAATGAACTAAGAAAAAAATTATTAGGTGATTTTCTTTCGTCCGAAGAGATATCAAAAGATCTAGGAGTTAAAGATAGCAGTGTAATGAGGTGGATAAGCAATGGTTTTATTAAAGTCTCAAAAGTAAATAAACAGAGTAGACAACTGATTAATATATGTGATTACTTAGAGTTTAAGAATAATTATATTCCTGTAGTCATGGTTGTGAAAACAGGAGTAACAAAATATAAGTCAACAGAGAAGATATTACGTGAGTTGAAAAAGATTGGCATAACTCCTGTAAACGAGAAGATTGTTTGCGATGATTTGTATTTATTAAAAAGATCATCAAATCTTGAACAGTTTATTTTGGAAAACAAAACATAA
- a CDS encoding IS3 family transposase has protein sequence MFNIPAPSTILQWKKVLDLRDEDSLYHSRIKAKLKGMSPVQYRTHALKAS, from the coding sequence ATGTTTAATATTCCAGCACCTTCAACTATTCTGCAGTGGAAGAAGGTGCTGGATCTGCGAGATGAAGACTCCCTATATCACAGTCGGATTAAGGCAAAACTAAAGGGCATGAGCCCGGTACAATACCGGACTCACGCCCTAAAAGCCTCCTAA
- a CDS encoding TetR/AcrR family transcriptional regulator: MPRTPEENERIRQAAKEKIHTAAMTLFVKKGYHATSIDDVAKFAQISKGLLYNYYKGKEELLAAMVQVRIEGVAEVMNAALELQSPADQLRQIVAGAIDNVSARPDIYRFFLNLQTQPEDDHILATYSSQLNEESRKQFEVQVKIFKQLGVPSPRMRSLQFSAALQGAMLMMTTYPGDFPVEEIKVQMMHEYCDGTIVE; encoded by the coding sequence GTGCCACGTACCCCGGAAGAGAATGAGCGCATTCGCCAAGCCGCGAAAGAGAAAATTCATACGGCAGCAATGACGTTATTCGTAAAGAAAGGTTATCATGCCACGTCGATCGATGATGTTGCCAAGTTCGCTCAGATATCCAAAGGACTCTTATATAATTACTACAAAGGAAAAGAAGAGCTGCTAGCCGCCATGGTTCAGGTTCGTATTGAAGGGGTGGCAGAAGTGATGAATGCAGCCTTGGAGCTGCAGTCCCCTGCAGATCAGCTTCGACAGATTGTTGCTGGCGCCATCGATAACGTTAGTGCTCGCCCAGACATCTACCGCTTCTTCTTGAATCTGCAAACCCAGCCGGAAGATGATCATATTCTTGCAACGTATAGTTCGCAATTGAACGAAGAGTCGCGTAAGCAGTTCGAAGTGCAAGTCAAGATTTTCAAGCAGCTTGGGGTGCCATCGCCTCGCATGAGATCACTCCAATTCTCCGCCGCGCTGCAAGGCGCGATGTTAATGATGACGACCTATCCAGGTGATTTCCCGGTGGAAGAGATTAAGGTCCAGATGATGCATGAATATTGTGATGGAACGATCGTGGAATAG
- a CDS encoding alpha/beta fold hydrolase gives MDLHIEVSGEGKPVVLVHSGGSDVRDWMYVVPILAKNYKVIAFDGRGCGKSPSPMKPANYVEDLRTLFDHHQLEQATIIGHAIGGRIATDFALTYPARVHKLVLIGSELSGYVPSEALAERMQETQAVFPNVDAMMEISLKACSYRVVMASPERDLLEQMLKHNLSRMMEWGSWESVWPQPPAIERLHELAAPTCYIIGKKDAADQLRIAEYFQAVPDICVIEMEDADNMPTLTHPEELCRSITEFIEDEYSRATYPGRE, from the coding sequence ATGGATTTGCATATTGAGGTATCAGGTGAAGGAAAACCCGTCGTACTCGTGCACAGTGGAGGATCAGATGTGAGGGATTGGATGTATGTTGTGCCGATACTAGCCAAGAATTACAAAGTCATTGCATTTGATGGAAGGGGCTGCGGGAAATCACCTTCTCCAATGAAGCCGGCGAACTATGTGGAGGATTTACGCACATTATTCGATCATCACCAGCTGGAGCAAGCCACGATTATCGGTCATGCAATCGGAGGGCGGATCGCGACCGATTTTGCATTGACTTATCCCGCGCGAGTGCATAAGCTTGTGTTGATCGGATCAGAATTATCAGGCTATGTTCCTAGCGAGGCACTAGCCGAGCGGATGCAGGAGACCCAGGCGGTCTTCCCGAATGTCGATGCGATGATGGAGATCTCATTAAAAGCCTGCTCGTATCGTGTCGTGATGGCTAGTCCTGAACGTGATCTTTTGGAGCAAATGTTGAAGCATAACTTATCCCGAATGATGGAATGGGGATCGTGGGAATCCGTATGGCCGCAGCCGCCAGCGATTGAGCGACTCCATGAGCTTGCCGCCCCAACTTGTTACATCATAGGCAAGAAAGACGCAGCCGATCAACTGCGCATTGCGGAGTATTTTCAAGCGGTTCCGGACATTTGTGTTATTGAAATGGAAGATGCAGACAACATGCCGACATTAACGCATCCCGAAGAACTCTGCCGATCTATTACTGAATTTATTGAGGATGAATATAGCCGTGCCACGTACCCCGGAAGAGAATGA
- a CDS encoding metallophosphoesterase family protein — protein MGTSIAIISDIHSNSLALEAVLQDISGRNIRHIVNLGDSLFGPIDPLGTAELLMASENIVHIMGNCDEILLESHHPSATFQYVKPLLHSGIEQWIRSFRSSWVFEDLLFCHGTPFVNHQYLMEDVGAQGVKLKHPSQLAQELEAISQRYIFCGHSHVFKALYLPDGKHVINAGSVGLPAYDDELPSPHVMESGTPDADYVIAHQTQDGWRIEHILVPYDWDRASAIAREHGREDYAFALRTGRALVSDAGYDPMNRK, from the coding sequence ATGGGAACTTCGATTGCCATCATCTCTGATATTCATAGCAATAGTCTCGCCTTAGAAGCTGTTCTACAGGATATATCCGGGCGGAACATTCGGCATATCGTTAACTTGGGAGACAGCTTATTCGGACCGATTGATCCGTTAGGTACGGCTGAGTTATTAATGGCAAGCGAGAATATCGTTCATATCATGGGTAACTGTGATGAAATTCTGCTAGAATCGCATCATCCATCCGCAACGTTTCAATATGTGAAGCCGCTGCTGCATTCAGGGATTGAACAGTGGATTAGATCGTTTCGGTCAAGTTGGGTATTCGAAGATCTTCTGTTCTGCCACGGCACACCCTTTGTGAATCATCAATACTTAATGGAGGATGTAGGGGCGCAGGGCGTCAAGCTGAAGCATCCTAGTCAACTGGCACAAGAACTCGAAGCGATTTCACAGCGATATATTTTTTGTGGACATAGTCATGTGTTCAAGGCGTTATATTTGCCGGATGGCAAGCATGTCATCAATGCGGGAAGCGTTGGATTGCCAGCTTATGATGATGAGCTTCCTTCTCCTCATGTGATGGAATCTGGGACACCTGATGCCGACTATGTGATTGCGCATCAGACGCAAGATGGTTGGCGCATCGAGCATATCTTGGTTCCTTATGATTGGGACAGAGCGAGTGCGATCGCAAGAGAACATGGGCGAGAGGATTACGCATTCGCATTACGTACCGGCAGGGCATTGGTAAGTGACGCGGGTTATGACCCGATGAATAGAAAATAA
- a CDS encoding lytic polysaccharide monooxygenase, with amino-acid sequence MSSIRYARSPFSKVVTYVAAMLIAVISMVLIAEKAFSHGYVEGPASRAALCKSGQNTDCGAIVYEPQSLEAPKGFPAAGPADGKIASANGAFPKLDEQSATRWTKVNMNSGQNTFTWKLTAAHATTSWKYYITKPNWNPNAALTRDSFDLTPFCSVNYGGVQPPFSYSNTCNVPARSGYHVILAVWEIADTANAFYNVIDVNFGGSNPVDTQAPTAPTGLTATAKTTSSVALAWNASTDNVGVTGYQVYNGSNLVATVSGSTLGYNVTGLSANTAYTFSVKALDAAGNVSAASNALNVTTDSNSGPDTQAPTAPGGLHVMGAPTSTGLQLMWSPSTDNVGVTGYRVYQGSTLLATVPGTATSYNVTGLSPSTTYSFSVYAIDAAGNQSPPSTVNGTTAAESTAPAWAPNTAYTVGTLVTYNGSVYECRQNHTSLTGWEPSNVPALWQLK; translated from the coding sequence ATGTCATCGATTCGTTATGCACGTTCGCCATTTTCCAAGGTTGTTACGTATGTTGCTGCTATGCTGATCGCGGTCATCTCGATGGTGCTCATCGCTGAAAAGGCTTTCTCACACGGATATGTGGAAGGTCCCGCAAGCCGCGCTGCCCTCTGTAAATCCGGTCAGAATACGGATTGCGGCGCCATTGTCTACGAGCCTCAAAGTCTAGAAGCTCCAAAAGGATTCCCGGCGGCAGGCCCTGCAGACGGTAAAATTGCAAGTGCGAACGGCGCCTTCCCTAAGCTCGATGAGCAATCGGCAACACGCTGGACGAAAGTAAATATGAACTCCGGACAGAATACATTCACGTGGAAGCTGACGGCAGCACACGCCACAACGAGCTGGAAATATTACATTACGAAACCGAATTGGAACCCGAACGCCGCACTCACTCGGGATTCCTTCGATCTAACGCCATTCTGTTCCGTGAACTATGGCGGTGTTCAACCTCCATTTTCCTATTCGAATACATGTAACGTTCCTGCGCGCAGCGGTTACCATGTCATCCTCGCTGTATGGGAAATCGCTGATACAGCGAACGCTTTTTATAATGTCATCGACGTGAACTTTGGCGGCAGCAATCCCGTCGATACACAGGCGCCAACTGCGCCAACAGGTCTAACAGCAACGGCCAAAACAACTTCCAGCGTAGCACTAGCATGGAATGCATCGACAGACAATGTCGGCGTCACCGGCTACCAAGTATACAACGGCTCGAATCTCGTCGCTACCGTATCGGGATCGACTTTAGGCTATAATGTGACGGGGCTATCAGCCAACACGGCGTACACCTTCAGCGTAAAAGCTTTGGATGCTGCGGGGAATGTATCCGCTGCGAGTAATGCCCTGAACGTCACAACGGATTCGAATTCGGGGCCTGATACACAAGCCCCTACCGCACCTGGCGGCCTACACGTGATGGGTGCGCCAACGTCCACTGGGTTGCAGCTGATGTGGAGTCCTTCAACTGATAATGTCGGCGTAACAGGGTACCGCGTCTACCAAGGATCCACATTACTAGCGACGGTGCCCGGAACGGCAACTTCTTACAATGTAACGGGCCTTAGCCCAAGCACGACTTATTCGTTTAGTGTATACGCCATTGACGCTGCAGGAAATCAATCGCCTCCCAGCACGGTGAACGGAACAACCGCTGCGGAATCGACTGCACCAGCATGGGCGCCGAACACCGCTTATACTGTCGGAACATTGGTAACTTATAATGGCTCCGTCTATGAATGCCGTCAGAACCATACATCACTCACAGGATGGGAACCATCCAATGTTCCTGCTTTGTGGCAGTTGAAATAA
- a CDS encoding serine hydrolase domain-containing protein, giving the protein MKEQEEERMMQKYQHIIDQLDSLLNDYIEKDRAAAGIAVGIVYDHQPIYAKGFGVKNIETGEPVDGNTLFHMASVSKTYVATAIMQLVEQGKIALDEMIMTYLPYFSLQDERYRDITVRHLLSHTSGMPDEEDYEWDRPQYDEEALERYVRQVSNLQLMWEPERGQYAYSNIAFEILGDVIAKVSGMSFEQYMKEHILMPLGMNHSSFFKPEVDYEQLATPHMLGMASHFGAKVSPVFPYNRAHGPSSTLLTSAAESCAYAMAYLNGGSVNEATILQPSSVEQVWQATAPADDYLYYQRIGLGWFMGHYKGNVAKAHGGMDTGFRSNLVLLPEKGIAVTIMFNTDYLGLHSVNNAILDVLLGEQVQVIPRSFTMHVAGILAKQGMEAALQEHCSGTDQRFTLGYVSSDEDYSYRYIAHHLFHNDEPEHAMKVLELAIQLDPEASDLRELRKQWLNPSSNAGK; this is encoded by the coding sequence ATGAAGGAACAAGAGGAGGAACGCATGATGCAAAAATATCAGCACATCATTGATCAGTTAGATTCACTGCTTAACGATTATATTGAAAAAGACCGTGCTGCTGCGGGCATCGCCGTCGGTATCGTATATGACCATCAACCGATCTATGCCAAAGGCTTTGGCGTGAAGAACATCGAGACGGGTGAACCTGTCGATGGCAACACATTGTTCCACATGGCTTCCGTATCGAAGACTTATGTTGCAACTGCGATCATGCAATTGGTCGAACAGGGAAAGATCGCGCTTGATGAGATGATCATGACCTACTTGCCTTATTTCTCGCTGCAGGATGAACGATATCGCGATATCACCGTCAGGCATCTGCTAAGTCATACGTCCGGCATGCCAGACGAAGAGGATTATGAATGGGATCGACCGCAATACGATGAGGAAGCACTCGAACGATATGTGCGGCAAGTCTCGAACCTCCAGCTCATGTGGGAGCCTGAACGCGGTCAATACGCTTATAGTAATATCGCTTTTGAAATATTGGGTGACGTGATCGCCAAGGTCTCGGGTATGTCTTTCGAACAATATATGAAAGAACATATTCTTATGCCGCTCGGAATGAATCACAGCAGCTTCTTCAAGCCGGAAGTGGATTATGAGCAGCTAGCAACGCCGCATATGTTGGGGATGGCGTCGCACTTCGGCGCCAAAGTTAGTCCGGTATTTCCTTACAACCGCGCGCATGGTCCAAGCTCAACACTGCTCACAAGCGCTGCCGAATCCTGTGCATACGCCATGGCTTATTTGAACGGAGGAAGCGTGAACGAAGCAACCATTCTTCAACCATCCAGCGTCGAGCAAGTATGGCAAGCGACCGCCCCGGCAGATGACTATCTATATTATCAACGGATCGGGCTGGGTTGGTTCATGGGACATTACAAAGGCAATGTTGCCAAAGCTCATGGAGGCATGGATACGGGCTTCCGTTCGAATCTCGTTCTATTACCTGAGAAAGGAATTGCTGTTACGATCATGTTCAATACCGATTACCTTGGTCTCCATTCCGTGAACAATGCGATCTTGGATGTGTTATTAGGTGAACAGGTTCAGGTCATTCCGCGTTCTTTCACGATGCATGTCGCAGGGATCCTTGCGAAGCAGGGCATGGAAGCCGCATTGCAGGAACATTGCTCCGGTACGGATCAACGGTTCACGCTCGGTTATGTCTCCTCTGACGAAGACTACAGTTACCGTTATATCGCACATCATCTATTCCATAACGACGAGCCTGAGCATGCCATGAAAGTGTTAGAGCTCGCGATTCAGTTAGATCCGGAAGCATCGGATCTTCGAGAGCTTCGGAAGCAATGGTTGAATCCTTCTTCGAATGCAGGTAAGTAG
- a CDS encoding serine hydrolase domain-containing protein, producing MNIHEIITSYNNDYKPFSGTIRMIEQDQVIFEQGYGYANRSEQLKNEANTRFGIASGSKIFTAVTVLQLIEKGRLTLDTRLCDCGADRFPNFDPAITVRHLLTHSSGIPDYFDEEVMHDYSELWTDLPMYSMTTIAAFLPLFETKTMKFVPGERFSYSNAGYILLGWIVEQMTGMRFQDYVVQHVFRRCGMTDTAYDRLDQLPARTAVGYIEEGEVWRSNIYALPIVGGPDGGAFTTVHDMEKFWHALLNCELLSKAMTNEMLTPQIGVDAHIHYGYGVWMTVLHQEIFKYYVMGNDPGLEMTSSVYPKWSAQCHILSNNGSGAGAITRSIDESLYHRMK from the coding sequence ATGAACATTCATGAAATTATAACGTCATACAATAATGATTATAAGCCGTTCTCTGGAACGATACGCATGATAGAACAAGATCAGGTCATCTTCGAGCAAGGCTACGGTTATGCCAATCGGAGTGAACAGTTGAAGAATGAGGCAAACACGCGATTCGGCATCGCCTCGGGTTCCAAAATATTCACAGCAGTTACAGTCTTACAGTTAATTGAGAAGGGCCGTCTAACGCTAGATACGCGATTATGCGATTGCGGAGCAGATCGATTCCCGAATTTCGATCCTGCGATTACGGTTCGTCATTTGTTAACTCATAGTTCAGGAATTCCTGATTATTTTGACGAAGAAGTCATGCATGATTATTCGGAGCTGTGGACAGATCTTCCGATGTATTCGATGACGACAATAGCGGCATTCCTACCGTTGTTCGAGACAAAAACGATGAAATTTGTTCCTGGAGAACGGTTCTCCTACAGTAACGCTGGCTATATTCTGCTGGGGTGGATCGTTGAGCAGATGACGGGAATGAGATTTCAAGATTATGTGGTGCAACATGTGTTCAGGCGTTGTGGCATGACGGATACGGCGTATGATCGGTTGGATCAATTACCTGCACGGACGGCAGTCGGTTATATTGAGGAGGGGGAAGTGTGGCGCTCGAATATATATGCCTTACCGATCGTAGGCGGGCCTGATGGCGGTGCTTTTACGACGGTACACGATATGGAGAAGTTCTGGCATGCCCTCCTGAACTGTGAGTTATTATCGAAGGCGATGACCAATGAGATGCTGACCCCACAGATCGGAGTCGATGCACACATTCATTATGGTTATGGCGTGTGGATGACGGTCTTGCACCAGGAAATTTTCAAATATTACGTGATGGGGAATGATCCGGGTCTTGAGATGACGTCCTCTGTATATCCCAAGTGGTCAGCTCAGTGCCATATCCTATCCAATAACGGAAGTGGTGCCGGTGCCATTACACGCAGCATCGATGAAAGCTTATATCATAGGATGAAATAG
- a CDS encoding WD40/YVTN/BNR-like repeat-containing protein yields MKEALQRGWFVFLMLCIIGLWIGNSRIFAASTLVEQRVTNNDLHSVAYNGEVYVAGASKGQVLVSKDLMQWKSVKLPQIDSYDSIQHVIWDGKQFVGHARDKMVISSNGLTWRVTSLEKDILKLKNGYGTPYLRDLFFDGQEVIGVVSMSEYGGGVQFITSTDGVNWGVSQKNASWLNAVASNGNRFVSLGGYSDYSGEMKVAGAFSTNKTHWQNTMQPGEDEYAYRSDAGWDILWDSHKFVAVGLNNLVYQSPDGQKWVKLGEIPVQPAQKDKTRFNSIVWNGQQYTAVGVVQKSWSKYYAITATSEDGVSWSVQELPYIETGLYQVIWANNQFVSVGDSGNVLVSEDGVSWASTYKELVLASEMSHEFTQMYWAGKYWVSTDAGHDDNQGGIYRSRDGSHWELAYSKFDAKGNRVGISSMIATTKGLFAVTTDGYFVKSTDGVGWVEQRITSNTQIDPNLLAWSGSKFIVLAVLRNDSDGSKQKMIQFSSATGSQWTDHPIASTLSNFYQVRYSGEMFYSYDYEKKIFSTSIDGVSWKQRLRTTKDIHAMLAVNKRFYLWGDDITYTSLDGVKWNKHVMPKGSWDIDNAIWEGSRFIGVQSSGPDSYRQYLAESKDGVHWTRLGEFAYSGAEFEMHMLFYKNDQYIYMDRFGGLFRSTVQ; encoded by the coding sequence GTGAAGGAAGCTTTACAGCGTGGTTGGTTTGTATTTCTAATGCTATGCATTATAGGTTTATGGATTGGAAATTCAAGGATCTTCGCAGCATCAACACTCGTAGAACAACGGGTAACGAATAATGATCTGCACAGTGTTGCTTATAATGGTGAGGTTTATGTTGCTGGCGCTTCAAAAGGTCAAGTGCTCGTATCGAAGGATCTCATGCAGTGGAAATCGGTCAAATTACCGCAGATCGATTCCTATGACTCGATACAACATGTGATTTGGGATGGTAAGCAATTTGTTGGACACGCAAGGGATAAAATGGTGATTTCATCGAATGGGCTCACTTGGCGTGTGACAAGTCTAGAGAAAGATATTCTCAAGCTGAAGAATGGATATGGAACCCCATATTTAAGAGATTTATTCTTTGACGGTCAAGAAGTGATTGGTGTGGTGTCCATGAGCGAATACGGGGGAGGCGTTCAATTCATTACCTCCACGGATGGCGTGAACTGGGGCGTATCACAGAAGAATGCCAGTTGGCTGAATGCGGTCGCATCCAATGGCAATCGATTCGTCAGTCTTGGCGGATATTCGGACTATTCTGGTGAAATGAAGGTGGCTGGCGCATTTTCAACAAATAAGACGCATTGGCAAAACACGATGCAGCCTGGAGAAGACGAGTATGCCTATCGAAGCGACGCCGGATGGGATATCCTCTGGGATTCTCATAAGTTCGTTGCGGTCGGCCTGAACAATCTCGTATACCAATCACCGGATGGGCAGAAATGGGTAAAACTTGGGGAAATCCCCGTGCAGCCGGCGCAAAAGGATAAAACGCGCTTCAATAGCATCGTATGGAATGGTCAGCAATATACGGCTGTAGGCGTCGTTCAAAAGAGTTGGAGTAAGTATTATGCGATCACGGCGACTTCTGAAGATGGCGTATCGTGGAGCGTGCAGGAGCTTCCATATATCGAGACAGGTCTCTATCAAGTGATCTGGGCTAACAATCAATTCGTTAGTGTCGGCGATTCGGGTAACGTACTCGTATCGGAAGATGGGGTATCGTGGGCAAGTACTTATAAAGAATTGGTTCTAGCAAGCGAAATGAGTCATGAATTCACTCAAATGTATTGGGCTGGTAAATATTGGGTATCGACGGATGCAGGGCACGATGATAATCAAGGTGGAATCTATCGATCTAGAGACGGCAGCCACTGGGAATTGGCTTATTCAAAATTTGATGCAAAAGGGAATCGTGTTGGGATCAGTTCGATGATCGCAACGACGAAAGGTCTTTTCGCCGTAACAACCGACGGATATTTCGTGAAGTCGACGGACGGTGTCGGGTGGGTGGAACAGCGAATCACGTCTAACACTCAGATTGATCCGAATTTGCTGGCTTGGTCAGGTTCGAAATTCATCGTGCTCGCCGTACTTCGTAATGATTCAGATGGTTCCAAGCAGAAAATGATCCAATTCAGCTCTGCAACTGGCAGTCAGTGGACCGATCATCCCATCGCCTCAACCTTATCGAACTTCTATCAAGTAAGATATAGCGGTGAGATGTTCTATAGTTACGATTATGAGAAGAAAATATTCTCCACGTCTATTGATGGGGTGAGCTGGAAACAGCGTCTTAGAACGACGAAAGATATCCATGCTATGCTTGCCGTGAACAAACGTTTCTATCTCTGGGGGGACGACATCACTTACACTTCGCTAGACGGCGTGAAATGGAATAAACATGTCATGCCGAAAGGATCGTGGGACATAGACAACGCGATTTGGGAAGGAAGCAGATTCATTGGTGTGCAATCCTCAGGCCCTGATTCCTATAGGCAATATCTCGCGGAATCGAAGGATGGTGTGCATTGGACAAGACTAGGGGAATTTGCATATAGCGGTGCTGAGTTCGAGATGCATATGCTCTTCTATAAGAATGACCAGTACATTTATATGGATCGGTTCGGAGGACTATTTCGTTCAACCGTGCAGTAG